The stretch of DNA CCCCGCCTCCCACTACGTGGCAGGCCCCGAGCGCATGCAGAAAGCCATTGAGGGTATTGAGGCCGAGCTCGCCGAGCGCCTGGGCCAGCTCGAGCACGACGGCAGGCTCCTGGAGGCCCAGCGCCTGCGCATGCGCACCACCTACGACCTGGAGATGCTCCAGCAGATCGGCATGTGCTCGGGGATCGAGAACTACTCGCTGCACATCGACGGACGTGAGGTCGGCACCCCGCCCAACACCCTCCTGGACTACTTCCCTGAGGACTTCCTCCTGGTCATCGACGAGTCCCACGTGACAGTCCCTCAGATCGGGGCCATGCACGAGGGGGACGCCTCTCGCAAACGCACCCTCGTCGACCACGGGTTCCGTCTGCCCTCCGCCCTGGACAACCGGCCCCTGACCTTCGCCGAGTTCGAGGACCGCATCGGCCAGACCGTGTACCTGTCGGCCACCCCCGGCGATTATGAGACCCAGCGCTCCGACGGGGTCGTCGAGCAGATCATTCGGCCCACCGGCCTGGTGGACCCCAAGGTGGTCGTCAAGCCCACCGAGGGGCAGATCGACGACCTGCTCGAGGAGGTGCGCACCCGCGTCGAGCGCCAGGAGCGGATCCTCGTAACCACCCTGACCAAGCGCATGGCCGAGGACCTGACCACCTACCTGGCCGAGCGGGGCGTGCGCGTGGAGTACCTCCACTCCGACGTCGACACCCTGCGGCGCGTCGAGCTCCTGCGCGAACTGCGGCTGGGACGCTTCGACGTGCTCGTCGGAATCAATCTGCTGCGCGAGGGGCTGGATCTGCCGGAGGTCTCGCTGGTGTCGATTCTGGACGCGGACAAGGAGGGATTCCTGCGCTCGACCCGCTCGCTCATCCAGACCATTGGACGGGCCGCCCGCAATGTCTCCGGCGAGGTTCACATGTACGCCGACACCATCACCCCGGCCATGGCCGAGGCCATCGAGGAGACCGAACGGCGCCGCACCAAGCAGCTCGCCTACAACACGGAGCACGGTATCGATCCCCAGCCGCTGCGCAAGAAGATCGCCGACGTCACTGACATGCTCGCCCGTGAGGACGTCGACACCGCCGACCTCCTGGCCGGTGGCTACCGGGGGCACGAGGACTCCGCGGTACGGGCGCGGCGTAAGCACGCGGCCGAGGCAACGGTGCGTGAGAAGCTCTCCGGAGCGGCGCAGGGCGACCTCGTCGAACTCATCAACGAGCTCACCCAGCAGATGCACGCCGCCGCCGAGGACCTTCACTTCGAGCTGGCCGCCCGTCTGCGCGACGAGGTCCAGGACCTCAAGAAGGAGCTGCGCGCCATGCGCGCCGCTCAATGAGAAAACGTTGCGGAATCGACCGATTCTCCTGTTTCAGGTCTTTAGTCCTAAGAAGGGGGGCGGGAGGGCCTGCGGTTCTTTGGGGAGACATGCAGTATCCACCCGTCTTGTTGTGCGCTAATGCGAGACTCGTGTGAGTATACGACGCGTTATGCGTGGTGAAGCGTAGTTATCGATAAGTGGTCGAACCTTGTTGTCGCATGAACGTGACCGTATGGTGGATATGTGTTAGATCGCCGTCATTGCAAGGGATCGTGAGTGGATATGGCTGATCTTAAAACCGAGGTCACCGACTCGGAGAGTGGGCGGCCTACAGCCGGCAAGGTGTCATTGGCCGCACTTGTTGCTCTCGGTATCGGATCGATGATCGGAGGCGGGATATTCGGCCTGCCGCAGCAGATGGCCAGCGCCGCAGCGCCTGGGCCGCTCATCGTCGGATGGTTCGTGACAGGTGCCGGCATGCTCATGCTTGCCTTTGTCTACCAACGGCTGGCCATCAATCTGCCCGAGATCAACGCCGGTGTCTACGGTTACGCTCGTGCCGGCTTCGGCAATCTCGTTGGATTCTCCTCCGCCTGGGGGTACTGGCTGTCGGCCTGGATCGGTAATGTCGGCTACCTCGTGCTGCTCATGGCCTCGCTGGGTGTCTTCCTTCCAGGATTCGGCAACGGCAACACCGCGCTCGCCATCGGGGTGGCCTCGGTCATCATGTGGATGTTCCATGTCCTGATCCTGCGCGGCATCCGCGAGGCCGCCATCATCAACGCCGTGGTGACGATCGGCAAGGTTCTGCCGCTGGTCGTCTTCGTCCTCATCGGCCTGTTCGCTTTCAGGTTCGACATCTTCACTCACGACTTCTGGGGTGCCTCTGTCGGTACGGGGCTCGGTGCGGTTCTGACGCAGGTCAAGAGCATGATGTTGGTGACCGTGTGGGTGTTCATCGGTGTCGAGGGGGCCTCGGTGTTCTCCGAGCGCGCCAAGACTCGAGCTGACGTCGGCAGAGCGACGATTCTGGGCTTCGTCTCCGTTCTCGCTCTGCTCCTAGCCGTCAACATCCTGTCCTACGGCGTCATGCCACGCTCCGAGCTCGCCAAGCTGGGCGATCCCTCGCTCGCCGGAGTGCTTCAGACCGCCGTCGGCCCCTGGGGTGCGAAATTCATCGCCCTGGGACTCATCATCTCCCTGGTGGGTGCCCTGCTGTCCTGGTTCCTCATGCTGGCCGAGATCATGCGCGTGCCCGCCCAGGAGGGTCTCATGCCCTCGTTCCTGGGGCGTGAGAATGCCAGGGCCGTGCCCGCCAACGCGTTATGGCTGACGATGGGACTGGTTCAGATATTCCTCATCTGGACCTACTTCAACGCCTCGACCTACACCCGTCTCATCCACCTGGCCTCTTCTCTTATCCTGCTGCCCTATCTCCTGTCCGCTCTCTTCCAGGTCCTTTTTGCCATCAAAGACAGGTCCCGAACCGGGCTCTTCGATCTCGTTGTCGGCGTTCTAGGCTCGGTCTACGGGCTGTGGCTGCTCTATGCCGCCGGCCTGGTGTACCTCCTGTACACGGCCATCTTCTACCTGGTGGGCCTGCCCTTCTATATCTGGGCGCGTCGTGAGCAGAAGGCCAGGGTCTTCAATGCCGCTGAGTGGGGACTCGTCGTGCTCTTCGCCGCAATGGCTGTCTACGCCGTCTACGGGCTGGCCACCGGTGCACTGAGTCTGTGATCTCCTCTTCGTCATCACTGTTCCTTCTCAGTCGTAGGCGCGGCGGCAGTCGGCGTATGACGTGTCCGATCGATCGCGGCCCGGTCTGACGTCATGCACTCCACACCTGTGCGGCGTTCCACGCCATGTGTCAGCAACCTTCGCCACGTTAGACTCTCACCCGTTACGTACGGAGGGGAGTACTCCCAACCAACGGCGACGTCGTCATCACGGTGGCACAGGCACACACGATCCTGCGTTCCCGGCGTCGCGGCCAGAGCGGCACGAGCCTTGAGCGCCGGCGCTCGTGGCGGGAGGAGACCTCCGGTACCAGTTCCGTACCGGAGGAGAACACGTGGACGTCCACATCCTGGGCTGGATCGGCCTTGCGGCCATCATCCTGACCCTCATCGTGATCGACATCGTCGGTCACGTACGTACGCCGCACGAGCCCACCATGAGGGAGGCCGCCGTGTGGTCGGTGGCCTACATCGCCATGGCCCTGGTCTTCGGCGGCATCGTCTGGCTCGTGTGGGGCGGCGGGTTTGCCCAGGAGTACCTGGCCGGCTACATCACCGAGAAGGCGCTGAGCATCGACAACCTCTTCGTCTTCGTCATCATGATGTCCTCCTTCAAGGTGCCCCGGAAGTACCAGCAGGAGGTGCTGCTCGCGGGCATCGTCATCGCCCTCATTCTGCGGCTCATCTTCATCCTGGCCGGTGCCGCACTCATCGAGAACTTCTCCTGGGTGTTCTACTTCTTCGGCGCCTGGCTCCTGTGGACCGCCTTCTCCCAAGCGCGTGAGGGCGTTGAGGAGCCCGACGACGAGGACGATGAGTACCGGCCCAGCGGCTTCGTCAAGCTCATCGCCCGCGTCGTCCCCATGACCGACGGCTTCGTGGGCGGCAAGGTCATCCACCGCCACGCGGGGCGCACCATGATCACCCCCATGATGCTGTGCATCATCGCCATCGGCACCGCCGACGTCATGTTCGCCGTCGACTCCATTCCCGCGATCTACTCCCTGACCAGTGAGCCCTTCCTGGTCTTCTCCGCCAATGCCTTCTCCCTGCTGGGACTGCGTCAGCTCTACTTCCTCATCGACGGACTGCTCGACCGGCTCGTCTACCTCCACTACGGTCTGGCGGTCATCCTCGGCTTCATCGGCTTCAAGCTCATCGTTCACGCCCTGCACACCAACGAGGTCCCCTTCATCAACGGGGGGCAGGAGTGGCACGGCATCCCCGAGGCCTCGATCGGGGTCTCCTTGGCCGTCATCGTCACCACGATCACCATCACCATCATCGCCTCAGTCCTCAAGTCGCGAGCCGATGTCCGGCGGGCCGAGGTCACGTCCTGATCTCTCAGCCCTTGGGAGGAGGAGCGGCCTTCCACCACTCACTACCCTCTGAGCCGTGAGCACCACGAATCTCCCTGAGGCCCCGGTCACCGGCCTCAGTGCCGTCCAGGTCGCCGAGCGCGTCAGCGCCGGACGCACCAACGAGTACCGCGAGCGGACCTCACGCAGCGCCGCCCAGATCCTGCGGGCCAATGTCTTCACGATCTTCAACGGGATCCTTGGCGTTGCGCTGGTTCTCGTCCTGGCACTGGGGCACTGGGCGGACGCCCTGTTCGGATTCGTCCTGCTGCTCAACACCGCCACCGGCACCCTGGCGGAGATCCGAGCCAAGCGAGCCCTGGACCGCCTGGCCGTCCTGGAGACCCCCCGGGCCGTTGTCCTGCGGGATGGGGCCGAGAAGGAGGTCACCGTCGGTGAGGTCGTCATCGACGACGTCGTGCGTCTCAGTGCCGGCCAGCAGGTGCCTGCCGACGGGGAGGTCATCACCAGTGATGGCCTGGAGATCGACGAGTCGATCCTCACCGGGGAGTCCCGGCCCGTACGCCCTGAGAGCGGCGCCCAGGTCATGTCCGGGACCACCGTGACAGCCGGGACCGGGCTGTTCCGAACCACTGCCGTCGGCGGGGACGCCTACGCCCACCGGCTCGCCAGAGAGGCTCGCAGGTACTCACTCGTCGTCAGCGAGCTGCAGGCCGGGACCAACCGGGTGCTCCACTGGATCAGCTGGGCGATCGTGCCCGTGGCCCTGGTGCTGATGTGGTCCCAGCTGCGTCTGAGCGGGAGCATCAGTGAGGCCTGGAGC from Actinomyces sp. Marseille-P3109 encodes:
- the arcD gene encoding arginine-ornithine antiporter yields the protein MADLKTEVTDSESGRPTAGKVSLAALVALGIGSMIGGGIFGLPQQMASAAAPGPLIVGWFVTGAGMLMLAFVYQRLAINLPEINAGVYGYARAGFGNLVGFSSAWGYWLSAWIGNVGYLVLLMASLGVFLPGFGNGNTALAIGVASVIMWMFHVLILRGIREAAIINAVVTIGKVLPLVVFVLIGLFAFRFDIFTHDFWGASVGTGLGAVLTQVKSMMLVTVWVFIGVEGASVFSERAKTRADVGRATILGFVSVLALLLAVNILSYGVMPRSELAKLGDPSLAGVLQTAVGPWGAKFIALGLIISLVGALLSWFLMLAEIMRVPAQEGLMPSFLGRENARAVPANALWLTMGLVQIFLIWTYFNASTYTRLIHLASSLILLPYLLSALFQVLFAIKDRSRTGLFDLVVGVLGSVYGLWLLYAAGLVYLLYTAIFYLVGLPFYIWARREQKARVFNAAEWGLVVLFAAMAVYAVYGLATGALSL
- a CDS encoding TerC family protein; translated protein: MDVHILGWIGLAAIILTLIVIDIVGHVRTPHEPTMREAAVWSVAYIAMALVFGGIVWLVWGGGFAQEYLAGYITEKALSIDNLFVFVIMMSSFKVPRKYQQEVLLAGIVIALILRLIFILAGAALIENFSWVFYFFGAWLLWTAFSQAREGVEEPDDEDDEYRPSGFVKLIARVVPMTDGFVGGKVIHRHAGRTMITPMMLCIIAIGTADVMFAVDSIPAIYSLTSEPFLVFSANAFSLLGLRQLYFLIDGLLDRLVYLHYGLAVILGFIGFKLIVHALHTNEVPFINGGQEWHGIPEASIGVSLAVIVTTITITIIASVLKSRADVRRAEVTS
- the uvrB gene encoding excinuclease ABC subunit UvrB; amino-acid sequence: MRPVTELQRAVKPFEVISPYSPSGDQPTAIAELAERLRAGEKDIVLLGATGTGKSATAAWLVEQVQRPTLILEPNKTLAAQMAAEFRELLPNNAVEYFVSYYDYYQPEAYVPQTDTFIEKDSSINDEVERLRHSATNSLLTRRDVVVVSSVSCIYGLGTPQEYVDRMTSLEVGQQIDRDDLLRRFVSMQYTRNDIDFTRGTFRVRGDTVEIIPMYEELAIRIEFFGDEIEALATLHPVTGDVIDTAEQVFVFPASHYVAGPERMQKAIEGIEAELAERLGQLEHDGRLLEAQRLRMRTTYDLEMLQQIGMCSGIENYSLHIDGREVGTPPNTLLDYFPEDFLLVIDESHVTVPQIGAMHEGDASRKRTLVDHGFRLPSALDNRPLTFAEFEDRIGQTVYLSATPGDYETQRSDGVVEQIIRPTGLVDPKVVVKPTEGQIDDLLEEVRTRVERQERILVTTLTKRMAEDLTTYLAERGVRVEYLHSDVDTLRRVELLRELRLGRFDVLVGINLLREGLDLPEVSLVSILDADKEGFLRSTRSLIQTIGRAARNVSGEVHMYADTITPAMAEAIEETERRRTKQLAYNTEHGIDPQPLRKKIADVTDMLAREDVDTADLLAGGYRGHEDSAVRARRKHAAEATVREKLSGAAQGDLVELINELTQQMHAAAEDLHFELAARLRDEVQDLKKELRAMRAAQ